TATTTTACTCATCTGATTTTATTCTCCTGGAAATACATAGTGAGAAGAATTGAATGATTCTCGAAAAATTTGTGCTCGTTTATTTACTTTTGCAGTGTTATTCAGTTAGAATTAGAGAATTCGAGTTCCATCTAGATCGGGGTGACAAGGGTATTGTGCTACTCTTTTCGTGAAGTTCTAGCAATGCAGTATGGAAGCTACTTCTATCTaaccaaaatttttaataactaaagaAACTTAAGTAGCATCTCGGACCATGTGGTATATTTGCTCCGATATTTTAAAACGCAGTATGCAATTTCGGTCTCCTTAAGGTTTTTTTGTGTCTCCGTGTCTTTGATTTCAGCTGCATTTGGGATGAGTGCatgaatgaaagataaaaataggaGACTTTAGActagaataataattttatattttgtattcgTTTCTACATTTTTGGAATTAGAGACTTTCTACGACATTACTTATTGGATGACTCTAACTAGTGGACGAACCCAGTAGTCTTGGCTCATAGTATAAATAGGTTTATGGTAACTTCTGTAATAGTTTAGACTCATATTGAATTGAATCTTATGTTCTGTGAGTGATATAGGTTCTTATTCTTatgtttgaattgttaattCAAGCGTTTGTGATTGTAACATCTTTATCTTTCAATCTCCTctcaaattttctatttttttaataattgtttacAAATTGTTGGAAATTATCCATTTTCCGTAATCTTTGGTGAGGCATTCATCAAGTTGTCTCCAATTTCCAACTATATCAGTAATTGTGAGGGAATTTCCACTGCAAGTTATAACCTTGTTGTGCTCATCTTTTGAGGGAATTTAAGTGatttatttacttaaaagaGCTTTTtgttttcgattttttttttctaaaatcagtTTTTATGTAACTCTGTATGTAGATTAACGGGGGTTTCGTGGATTTTTTAATTCTTGCCAATTATGCTGTATTTGCCTtgtcatatttaataattttgaagtttAGTTATATGCTTTGAGTTTTGGGTCTGTGCTTATGCTTGtggttattttcttaaaaaatattaggagAGAAAGGGTGCTTCAATTAGTAGAACATTTGTGTGTACTATTATGGTTGAACTTGTAAGTTGAATTGCTGCAATTTTTCATATAATGTCTAGGGGCGACCGAAGGGTGTCACTCCCAAATACAGCTTGGCTCCTCTTGTACCTCGGATTTCTGAACTCCTTGGTTTCCCGGTATGTTTATGTATTGATTATTGTGGAATATGTATGAAGATATCTTTTGAGTGTTGTAATTTTCCTGGTGGTTATGACAATGTTCTTgactgattttttttatttgaataatttgcaGGTTGTCAAGGCTGAGGATAGTATTGGTCCAGAAGTGGAAAAGTTGGTGGCTTCTCTTCCAGAAGGAAGTGTTCTTCTTCTAGAAAATGTGAGGTTTTAcaaggaggaagaaaagaatGATCCTGAGCATGCAAAAAAGCTTGCCTCTCTAGCAGATCTGTTTGTGAATGATGCATTTGGTACTGCTCATAGGGCACATGCATCAACAGAGGGGGTTACTAAATACTTGAAGCCATCTGTTGCTGGTTTTCTTTTGCAAAAGGTGTGTTTATCGCTTCGCTTTTAGCTAACTCTAAAATTCTGCAAAAGTAAAGCTCCTGAAAATCTCAATGCCACAATACCACCATTTTCATTGTGAAtgatcttataaaattaataagttttatCACTTGATGTAAAATGAAACTTTATCTAAAATGTCAATTACTCTACTAGGAAAagtttttaataactattttcaCGTGGATTGTTCATTTTTTAGGAACTTGATTACCTTGTTGGGGCAGTATCAAACCCAAAAAGACCATTTGCTGCCATTGTTGGTGGTTCCAAGGTCTCATCTAAAATTGGAGTGATTGAGTCACTTTTAGAAAAGGTTGATATCCTTCTTCTTGGTGGAGGAATGATCTTCACATTTTACAAGGCACAAGGTTTTTCAGTGGGTTCTTCCCTTGTAGAGGAAGATAAATTGGATCTTGCTACATCACTACTTGCAAAAGCCAAGGAAAAGGGGGTGTCTCTCTTGTTACCAAGTGATGTGGTGATTGCAGACAAATTTGCTCCCGATGCAAATAGCAAGGTTTGTTTTCTGGTTTCTAAGCTTCTTTAGGTAAAGATATCGGTCACAGTAAGTTAAAccacataaaatattaataatattgcAAACGCTTACTtgtaatattattctttattcaaTCTGAATCATTTGCAACTAGCACTTAAATTCTTCCTTAACCTTTTAGGTCGTGCCAGCATCTGCTATCCCTGATGGCTGGATGGGATTGGATATTGGTCCAGATTCTATTAAATCATTCAGTGAAGCATTGGATACAACCAAAACCATCATATGGAATGGACCAGCGGGAGTGTTTGAATTTGACAAGTTTGCTGTTGGTACAGAGGTAAGCGAGAACACACTAATAAGGAGCTCTGTTCACATTACATTTTAAAGCAAACATATGTTCTGTAAATATAAACAATGTCCACTCAAATTGATGCGTATACTCTCAGTAATATACAGTAGGAGTTAGTTTTCGTGATGTGACTTGTACATCTCCATATACTATATGCTtttcatttatgaaaataatgtgTCCGATTAGGGGTGATTCAAATGTCGGCTTACGAATAACCTATTCTGTTTGGCTAATAAATGTGTGCACCGTACATAATTTACATTTTGTACCCTTCTTTCAGGCTATTGCCAAGAAGCTAGCTGACCTCAGTCAAAAGGGGGTCACCACGATTATTGGAGGAGGAGATTCTGTTGCAGCTGTAGAGAAAGTTGGAGTTGCCAATGTCATGAGCCACATATCTACTGGTGGTGGTGCCAGTTTGGAGTTATTGGAAGGCAAAGAGCTTCCTGGAGTCCTTGCTCTTGATGAAGCCACACCAGTCCCTGTGTAAGACAATTTTCAGCTTGGAAAATTTTCCCATCCTGAGTTGTCAGTCTTGTGAAAGAGCATGTATTTTAGGACCGATCCGAGTCTGTTACTGTAAATTTAATCATGCTTGAGTTATTCTGAGTCTGTTAGTGTAAATTTAATCATGCTTGAGTTATTGACTTCACTCATAAATTGCGTGTAACTGTAAACACTGGCTGAGAgccataaattcaaataaatcctTGAGTTGCTGCCAGAAGCATTTTGCTCTTTGATTTGTGTTATGTCACACTCCTGACTGGCGCCATTTGACCCCGGCTACACAGTGTAACAATTCTTAAACAACTACGATGATTATTGTAAGAACAGAAGATGAAAGGTATGTTGCAAAATTTGCTGCCAGtgtaatctaatttaaattcaaataaatctaTTGGTTGCTGCCAGAAGCTATTTTGTTGGATACAGTGAAAAAGTATATATAGAATTAATCTccttatgttaaatatatatatatatatatatatatatatatatatatatatatatatatatatatatatatatctcttaactattaaatgttttttattttagtctttttttttttaaactttgttttattttcatctttctctttAATGAAATTTGTTGATTTAATCATTTAACATCGATCACGTTAATTTTTGTAAGACTTAATTAATAGTATACCGCATGCGATGAGAtgtgtacaatttttttatgtttttctgaAATTAAAAGCTATCTTTTTTTAATCGAAGCTCATATTAGGATTCTTTAGGAGTTTCTTATTTAACCGAAATTCATATCACCTGATGTGTGGGATTAGAGGTGTGCTTGATATGTAGTTCATAAAATATGACATCGACATTTAACCTTGGAAGAAATCCGAAGAGTAAAAGGTTGGAGTTGGTCTTATTTAGTAAGATACGtaaataagttgattttttgttttcgtGGGAATAGAGGGAGGGGTTGGAGATATATGGTTTGACCATATAGATAATTTAGTTTCGAAGTCATTGTTGTAGTGTAATGAAATTTGACAATGGAGGATTTGGATGCACGAGAGAAAGCATTGGTTCCAGAATGTCGTAAACATGTAGATCGTTTTCATAGTTAGCATCAAAACTTTCTAGTAATGgaaaaagattgttgttgttgaaggtAACTATTTTGAAGAACAAAGGAATTATTTTTTAGATGTAGAAATTGGACACTAAGtgagaaaatgttttatttatagtgatgaagtttttattaatggttttaattttttattgtagaaTAATTTACATAGTAACTACTTTGAATGGTTTGATGAAAGAGACCtgaaattgaaacaattttacGATTGTGATTAGTATTGTAATATTGTGTGGTAGTATTAATGTTTTGAATAGTGATGTTACTAAAACATTTGTATTGTATTTTGTTAGTTAATCCGAAAATATTGTTATCTTATATGAATTGAAAGTGGAATGCTTTATGACAACCTTTACGGGAGATATTCTGTTAGTTAATCCCATTTGTTTCTACTTGAAAAATAGATGAAGGAACAAGagaaaaattaagttatataccACATCTATATGAGCATTCATCTAACATGTATAACTGAATTACTAATATTAAACCCTTGatgtaaaattttgatatttacaTCTTCATGGATGTATGGAAGTATTGAGCACATACATGTACCACCCTCTCATTCTCAATCCCAAACTCATCATTATCATATgtcattcttttttcttcattgtCATCCACTTTATCTTCAGCTGaccattcttcttcttcctcaaccacATACCCCTATTCCTTAACCACATTAGCATCTTCCTCAGCCATGTTCACCTCTTCCTAAGCCACATTTGTCTCTTTCTCAGTTATGTTTACCTTTATCTCAACCACATTAACTTCTTCCTCTATGGTCTCCACGTGTCTTGTCTTTATCTCTTCACCAATATTTTCGTCCACTACACCAACAACAATAAAGTTAATTACTTAAGTCTCACTAGGAACATGTTCGACATATATTTGAACATCTTTGTCATTGGCCTCTACATAATTAGTTAAGTATAATGCTTCTTTGTCATCACTCAGTATTCTCATATTGTTCTGTAGTCTTTATTTGGACCCCTCCCACCATAGTTTAAAATCTCCATCATATTTAAAATCCTTAACAATTTCCATTGTTTCAAAATAGGACCATCGATTGGGATCAATTCCTTTAATTAGGTGTATCTCTCCCTCAACATAGTGTAGTCCGTTGTTTTTTAGGAATCTCTCATTTGGTACAAAGAGACTTTGAAAACCATTTCCAAACCTACATTGTAACATCAACATTTTAACTCAAATAACATCCCTaaacgcaaaaaaaaaaaaaaaaaacaaaaaacaaaaaattaacttgCTTAAGTGTTTTTTCCTATGACAGATTTTCGTTGAAAACGTCTTTGACATCAAATCACCCTTATGTTAATtttgatggaagaaaaaaacctttaaaaaaacCTAATCCGAgcttcaattaaaaaaagtaacttttaattttacaaaaacatcCAAAAGTTGTACTCATGTTATCATTCTTTAGTGTCATTGTTGTTTGAGAACTAAATCCATAAATTTCATTGAGAAGaaggattaaaatgaaataaaattaaaaaagaaaaacaaaaataaaaaacatatgataatagaagaaaaaaatatttaaccgaaaaataaaaatgtccgATATCAGTTACCGATTCACAAATACTTTGTAAACATTAAATTGTCTAccgaaattaaaaattacaccGAAAAAATAAGCACAACACAGTTACATAACAAATTTGGTTAACCAAAAACCAAACTTATTCATTAAAGCTGAATGCCACATACCCAAACTTATTCCTGGCGGTCAGCTTTTGCCTTTAGAGGATACTTTCGGTTCTAAAATTACAGTACTTATCCTTGTATCCAATTAAAACATTCTTTGTCACAAGTTGTCTTTTTATCCCAAGTTGCTGGAACTCAACCAGCGAAGAGATTTCATGCAGATAAATTTctaatcaaaaataacaatttagaAGCAAATCCAAAACAACGCTGAGAAAACCAAAGGAACGTAACAAAAGGAAACTCCTTCGGAAATGGACATTGTACAAGAACTACAATAAAGCTCAATTCGGCAACATAAATGCCACAAAACCCTCTTATTTTGAAACCTATCATCTATTAAGCCTCTACATGAGTTACAGCTCTCAATGTAACAATAAAAGCATAAACTTCAAAGGAATTTGCTCAAGCATCATCAAGAGCAAGGACACCAGGGAGTTGCTTCCCCTCAAGAAGCTCTAAGCTGGCACCACCACCAGTGGAGATGTGGCTCATCTTATCTGCAAGTCCAACCTTCTCCACAGCAGCCACAGAGTCACCTCCTCCAATGATGGTTGTTACTCCCTTCCCACTAAGCTCTGCCAGTTTCTTGGCTATAGCCTGTGCACAAAAGGGTGTAGTCATCAAGAAATGGTAACTGATAGCATTTTGACTACTATCATTCACTTCTTATATATGCATTTTGACATGTCACAGTATACAAAAGTTTTTTCACTGATAGCATTTCTTTCTGTTATAGGcatatattaatatcaattaaatataaatatatagcaATATATACTTACACAGgcgtaaatataaaaaaggcaAAACTTACATTTTTAACGATAAACtctcaaatataaatatgaaaaaagcaTTACATTATAATATACTATCATTTTCTAACCTATGTAACCAAATGAAAcaagaaaatagaataaaatctcatcttatattattatattattataattaagaaataaactttaagcttaactcaacccATAAAATCCATAAAACccataaaaccaatttataagaCTAACTCAACCCATAAAACCAATTCATAAGACAAGATGACGAGATTTACATCCATCCATATATGTATGTATCcatttatatacacttaaatcaTACACTTAAGTCATagttctgataccatattaaaaactaaaccTTAAACT
This DNA window, taken from Vigna radiata var. radiata cultivar VC1973A chromosome 5, Vradiata_ver6, whole genome shotgun sequence, encodes the following:
- the LOC106762222 gene encoding phosphoglycerate kinase, cytosolic, which translates into the protein MASAAAPTTFSLLHSATSTSSSSRVQLSSSLRVRPLTRYLGFRAADPLLAANVAARVAAVRIGRGSRGVVSMAKKSVGDLTTADLKGKKVFVRADLNVPLDDNQNITDDTRIRAAIPTIKYLVENGAKVILSSHLGRPKGVTPKYSLAPLVPRISELLGFPVVKAEDSIGPEVEKLVASLPEGSVLLLENVRFYKEEEKNDPEHAKKLASLADLFVNDAFGTAHRAHASTEGVTKYLKPSVAGFLLQKELDYLVGAVSNPKRPFAAIVGGSKVSSKIGVIESLLEKVDILLLGGGMIFTFYKAQGFSVGSSLVEEDKLDLATSLLAKAKEKGVSLLLPSDVVIADKFAPDANSKVVPASAIPDGWMGLDIGPDSIKSFSEALDTTKTIIWNGPAGVFEFDKFAVGTEAIAKKLADLSQKGVTTIIGGGDSVAAVEKVGVANVMSHISTGGGASLELLEGKELPGVLALDEATPVPV